From a single Shewanella donghaensis genomic region:
- a CDS encoding helix-turn-helix transcriptional regulator, whose protein sequence is MIFSDIFFKQLPDPLSQQLFQISALLNIKTVCNDPLNFKWLETDEKQKILIHYLEDPHQHAALISSDIIASGKHLVFCPHVDTEAEALLISNGFHGALKVNASVVDIIEALKSIDSNKLYFSHDAMSRYIQTRKRQPNTQRQAELLSVTTKKEQQVLTLICQGMSNDQIADNLSISVNTVKMHIQNIFKKTKISSRGQLSYAFAQV, encoded by the coding sequence ATGATTTTTTCTGATATATTTTTTAAACAACTTCCCGATCCTCTGTCACAACAGCTTTTTCAAATTAGTGCATTGCTAAATATTAAAACCGTATGTAACGACCCATTAAATTTTAAATGGTTAGAGACTGATGAAAAGCAAAAAATACTCATTCATTATTTAGAAGATCCACATCAGCATGCCGCATTAATTTCTTCAGATATTATTGCCAGCGGCAAACATTTAGTTTTTTGCCCACACGTTGATACTGAAGCTGAAGCCTTGCTCATATCAAATGGCTTTCATGGTGCTTTAAAGGTCAACGCATCGGTCGTTGATATTATTGAAGCACTAAAGAGTATTGATAGTAATAAACTCTATTTTAGTCATGATGCAATGTCTCGTTATATTCAAACGAGAAAGCGTCAGCCTAATACACAACGACAAGCGGAATTACTTTCTGTCACCACAAAAAAAGAACAGCAAGTGTTAACCCTAATATGCCAGGGCATGTCTAATGACCAAATTGCTGACAATTTGAGTATTTCGGTCAATACGGTGAAAATGCATATCCAAAATATCTTCAAGAAAACAAAAATATCCAGCCGAGGTCAACTATCCTATGCCTTTGCGCAAGTTTAA
- the zapE gene encoding cell division protein ZapE, translating into MNLSLIDIYRAKLVQKSNETNLFVDDPAQSTALKTLNQLFVDIETNQPLLKGVYLWGDVGRGKTFLMDLFYQNISSTKKLRLHFHRFMANIHQQLNTSLGIQDPLVHIAKQLAKQYQLICFDEFFVSDIGDAIILARLFENLFNQNVILVATSNIEISRLYEGGLQRERFLPFIDILNHHCNQVHLSGEVDHRIEHNHIDKDSQLSLKMCFSQIDFSELVTKNNNQTNEIISTDGTVTICNRQITYTAVHGNTIWFDFTAICEGPRSQLDYIQLASQFTHIIIDNVPQLGGQIKTWIKARGTEDGALAIPTGDRQLSYAASDDPARRFISLVDELYDQHVTLTVCSAFDVDELYQGSALAFEFRRTISRLIEMKQWQSTHPK; encoded by the coding sequence ATGAATCTGAGCCTAATTGATATTTATCGCGCCAAATTAGTGCAAAAATCAAACGAAACTAACTTGTTTGTTGATGACCCTGCTCAAAGTACCGCTTTGAAAACCTTGAATCAGTTATTTGTCGATATTGAGACTAATCAGCCTTTACTAAAAGGTGTTTACTTATGGGGTGATGTGGGACGCGGTAAAACATTTTTAATGGATTTGTTTTATCAAAATATCAGCTCTACGAAGAAATTAAGACTGCACTTCCACCGTTTCATGGCCAACATTCACCAGCAACTTAATACTAGTTTAGGGATTCAAGATCCTCTGGTGCACATAGCCAAACAGCTTGCTAAACAATATCAATTGATTTGCTTTGATGAATTTTTTGTATCAGATATTGGTGACGCTATTATTCTAGCAAGGTTGTTTGAAAACTTATTTAACCAAAATGTTATTTTAGTTGCCACCTCAAATATTGAAATATCGCGACTTTACGAAGGCGGATTACAACGAGAACGTTTTTTACCCTTTATTGATATTCTAAATCATCACTGCAACCAAGTTCACTTATCAGGTGAAGTCGATCATCGAATTGAACATAATCATATTGATAAAGACTCACAACTTTCGCTCAAAATGTGCTTTTCTCAAATAGATTTCTCTGAGCTTGTGACAAAAAATAATAACCAAACTAACGAAATAATATCGACTGATGGCACAGTGACTATTTGCAATAGACAAATCACTTATACCGCCGTTCATGGCAATACCATTTGGTTTGATTTTACAGCTATTTGTGAAGGCCCGAGATCCCAACTTGATTATATTCAACTAGCAAGTCAGTTTACTCATATCATTATTGATAATGTGCCTCAATTAGGTGGACAAATAAAAACTTGGATTAAAGCGAGAGGGACTGAAGACGGTGCATTAGCAATCCCAACTGGTGACCGTCAGCTAAGTTATGCAGCCAGTGACGATCCCGCGCGAAGATTTATAAGCTTGGTTGATGAACTATACGATCAACATGTGACACTCACTGTTTGCTCTGCTTTTGACGTCGATGAATTATATCAAGGTTCTGCATTAGCTTTTGAGTTTAGACGAACCATTAGCAGGCTCATTGAAATGAAACAATGGCAATCAACTCATCCTAAATAG
- a CDS encoding DUF3081 family protein: protein MKNSIDIYEALKVFNKITDMGEKIPAEVGSTSSYQLCGLNAETGFDGYTITLSDGRTSLTIFFHNKYQFDYPDNASFENFMARFKDVIKFAA from the coding sequence ATGAAAAATTCAATAGACATTTATGAAGCGCTGAAAGTGTTTAATAAGATTACTGATATGGGCGAAAAAATACCTGCTGAAGTGGGTAGCACCTCGAGTTACCAATTATGTGGTCTTAATGCCGAAACAGGTTTTGATGGATACACGATAACTCTCAGCGATGGGCGTACTTCTCTAACCATATTCTTTCATAACAAATACCAATTTGATTACCCAGATAATGCTTCATTTGAGAACTTCATGGCTAGATTCAAAGATGTTATCAAATTTGCGGCATAA